The Thalassotalea sp. HSM 43 genome window below encodes:
- a CDS encoding zinc-dependent alcohol dehydrogenase family protein, protein MRAMVIRQFGESDVFESAELATPQVKSGHVLVNVAATSVNTVDNMIRQMGSDLPFSPALPAVLGMDFAGTVTAVGDGVDNFAVGDEVYGCAGGLADLPGAMAEYMLADADLIAHKPKSLSMREAAAMPLVGITAYEGLSRANVSAGQKVLVHGGAGGVGHIALQIAKYLGADVYSTGGGDTQLKLIETLGATGINYRDETVTDYVEKHTNGHGFDAIFDSVGGANLLNSFDAAALNAQIATTVSLLELDLSLAHMKGLSLHVVFMLIPMIHNHKRAEHGAILTKLAEIIDAGHMQVIVDEQRYTLEQAGAAQDRLTSGKGMGKVVIEI, encoded by the coding sequence ATGAGAGCTATGGTTATTCGCCAGTTTGGTGAAAGTGATGTATTCGAATCGGCCGAACTGGCAACACCACAAGTAAAATCAGGACATGTACTGGTCAATGTTGCTGCGACCAGTGTTAACACCGTCGATAATATGATTCGTCAAATGGGCAGTGATTTGCCATTTTCTCCCGCCCTGCCCGCGGTATTGGGTATGGATTTTGCCGGCACAGTTACCGCAGTAGGCGATGGTGTTGATAATTTTGCGGTTGGCGATGAGGTCTATGGTTGTGCTGGCGGGCTTGCGGATTTGCCCGGTGCCATGGCGGAATATATGTTGGCAGATGCCGATTTAATTGCTCATAAACCGAAAAGTCTCTCTATGCGAGAAGCCGCTGCAATGCCACTAGTGGGCATTACCGCCTATGAGGGCCTCAGTCGCGCAAATGTCAGTGCTGGACAAAAGGTGTTGGTTCATGGTGGTGCGGGTGGTGTAGGCCATATCGCGTTGCAAATAGCAAAATACCTAGGTGCCGATGTGTACTCAACCGGTGGTGGTGATACCCAGCTCAAACTGATCGAAACACTTGGTGCAACAGGCATCAACTACCGTGATGAAACCGTTACCGACTATGTCGAAAAACATACCAATGGCCATGGCTTTGATGCAATTTTTGATTCTGTCGGCGGCGCTAACCTGTTGAACTCATTTGACGCTGCTGCACTTAATGCCCAGATAGCCACTACGGTATCTTTATTAGAATTAGATTTGAGTCTGGCACACATGAAAGGATTGTCATTGCACGTGGTGTTTATGTTGATCCCTATGATTCATAATCATAAACGTGCAGAGCATGGCGCTATTTTGACGAAACTGGCAGAGATTATTGATGCAGGTCATATGCAGGTGATTGTCGATGAGCAGCGCTACACATTAGAACAAGCCGGTGCAGCACAAGATAGATTAACCAGTGGCAAAGGCATGGGCAAAGTGGTTATCGAGATCTAA